The Zonotrichia leucophrys gambelii isolate GWCS_2022_RI chromosome 20, RI_Zleu_2.0, whole genome shotgun sequence genome contains a region encoding:
- the RBM38 gene encoding RNA-binding protein 38 isoform X1: MHTVQKDTTFTKIFVGGLPYHTTDSSLRKYFEVFGDIEEAVVITDRQTGKSRGYGFVTMADRAAAERACKDPNPIIDGRKANVNLAYLGAKPRSIQTGFTIGVQQLHPAFIQRPFGYCLEDVLKAAETFHRKATDSCTHGSLLPSPVVFFLPPSFLIQPTILLFTGEVQRYLENMEKKQSYFLVVQKLCNTQRCLTEKKAKEKLFFNIYCDFIRMSCELQTEE; this comes from the exons ATGCACACCGTGCAGAAGGACACCACCTTCACCAAGATCTTCGTCGGGGGGCTGCCCTACCACACCACCGACTCCTCCCTCAGGAAGTACTTCGAGGTCTTCGGGGACATCGAGGAGGCGGTGGTGATCACGGACCGGCAGACCGGCAAATCCCGAGGATACGGCTTT GTGACCATggcagacagagctgctgctgaaagagcttgcaaagacccaaaCCCCATCATTGACGGCAGGAAAGCAAATGTGAACCTGGCGTATTTGGGAGCAAAACCAAGGAGTATTCAAACTG gttttacCATAGGTGTGCAGCAGCTACATCCAGCCTTCATTCAGAGACCCTTTGG ATACTGTCTTGAAGATGTTCTAAAAGCGGCTGAAACGTTTCACAGGAAAGCGACAGATTCTTGCACACATGGCAGTCTGCTTCCATCACCTGTGGTCTTCTTTCTGCCCCCTTCCTTCCTCATCCAGCCTACAATCCTCTTATTTACTGGTGAGGTACAGAGGTACTTggagaacatggaaaaaaagcaatCTTATTTTTTGGTTGTACAAAAACTTTGTAATACTCAGAGATgccttacagaaaaaaaagcaaaagaaaaactattttttaatatttattgcgATTTTATTCGCATGAGCTGTGAATTGCAGACAGAAGAATAG
- the RBM38 gene encoding RNA-binding protein 38 isoform X2, with translation MHTVQKDTTFTKIFVGGLPYHTTDSSLRKYFEVFGDIEEAVVITDRQTGKSRGYGFVTMADRAAAERACKDPNPIIDGRKANVNLAYLGAKPRSIQTGFTIGVQQLHPAFIQRPFGLTPHYVYPQAIIQPSVVIPTPVQSITSPYIDYTAASQAYSQYTTAAYDQYPYAASPAAGFVGYGYTTGTVQPPLSAGTPAAPAAAFVQYQPQQLQPDRMQ, from the exons ATGCACACCGTGCAGAAGGACACCACCTTCACCAAGATCTTCGTCGGGGGGCTGCCCTACCACACCACCGACTCCTCCCTCAGGAAGTACTTCGAGGTCTTCGGGGACATCGAGGAGGCGGTGGTGATCACGGACCGGCAGACCGGCAAATCCCGAGGATACGGCTTT GTGACCATggcagacagagctgctgctgaaagagcttgcaaagacccaaaCCCCATCATTGACGGCAGGAAAGCAAATGTGAACCTGGCGTATTTGGGAGCAAAACCAAGGAGTATTCAAACTG gttttacCATAGGTGTGCAGCAGCTACATCCAGCCTTCATTCAGAGACCCTTTGG ACTCACGCCTCACTATGTTTACCCCCAAGCCATCATCCAGCCCAGCGTGGTGATCCCCACCCCCGTGCAGTCCATCACGTCTCCCTACATCGACTACACGGCCGCCAGCCAAGCCTACTCCCAGTACACCACAGCTGCCTACGACCAGTACCCCTACGCTGCCTCCCCCGCCGCCGGCTTCGTGGGCTACGGCTACACCACGGGCACGGTGCAGCCGCCCCTCAGCGCCGGCACGCCCGcggcgcccgccgccgccttcGTGCAGTACCAGccgcagcagctgcagcccgaCCGCATGCAGTGA